The following are encoded in a window of Variovorax paradoxus genomic DNA:
- the fliH gene encoding flagellar assembly protein FliH, translating into MTSSDPGAFGGSRERLAAIHAAARQAGAGTPALSAWERWEMGTLDGKAPPSATRQAAQRLAPPPAPPAPKVDLAELARIRKEARAAGEAEGRAAGLAEGRQVGHTEGLATGLAAASVHAERLRALARSLPEALRGAETELAETVLALALDVARQIVHRTYQAEPEWVLPLVRDLLHAEPALRGEPRLLLHPDDIALVKNSLGSEIEAAGWQLRADDSLARGGCRVQSATGELDASLATRWARVGAALRGDAA; encoded by the coding sequence ATGACTTCGTCTGACCCCGGCGCCTTCGGTGGCTCGCGTGAGCGACTCGCCGCCATCCACGCGGCCGCGCGCCAGGCGGGCGCCGGCACGCCTGCGCTGTCGGCGTGGGAGCGCTGGGAGATGGGCACGCTCGATGGCAAGGCACCACCGTCCGCCACGCGGCAGGCTGCGCAACGTCTCGCCCCACCGCCTGCACCTCCCGCACCGAAGGTCGACCTCGCCGAGCTGGCCCGCATCCGCAAGGAAGCACGCGCTGCGGGCGAAGCCGAGGGCCGCGCCGCCGGGCTGGCCGAAGGCCGCCAGGTCGGCCACACCGAAGGCCTGGCCACCGGCCTCGCCGCCGCCAGCGTGCATGCCGAACGCCTGCGCGCGCTGGCCCGCTCGCTGCCCGAGGCGCTGCGCGGCGCCGAAACCGAACTGGCCGAGACCGTGCTCGCGCTCGCACTCGACGTGGCGCGCCAGATCGTGCACCGCACCTACCAGGCCGAGCCCGAGTGGGTGCTCCCGCTGGTGCGCGACCTGCTGCATGCCGAACCCGCGCTGCGCGGCGAACCGCGCCTGCTGCTGCACCCCGACGACATCGCGCTGGTGAAGAACAGCCTGGGCAGTGAGATCGAAGCGGCCGGCTGGCAACTGCGCGCCGACGACAGCCTCGCGCGCGGCGGCTGCCGCGTGCAGTCGGCCACGGGCGAGCTGGACGCCAGCCTGGCCACGCGCTGGGCGCGTGTGGGTGCGGCGCTGCGTGGCGACGCCGCCTGA
- the fliI gene encoding flagellar protein export ATPase FliI, with protein MQTAATNPHLNSVRAALEQARADVARCTTTTASGRLTRAVGLVLEAVGLQLPVGSDCLIELPPGHPQRHAEAEVVGFAGDRLFLMSQTEVAGLLPGARVFARPGLRDPGATGDAHTKRLPVGEGMLGRVVDAAGRPLDGLGPLDVARQVPLAAPPINPLSRAAIDSVLDVGVRAINAMLTVGRGQRMGLFAGSGVGKSVLLGMMARYTSAEVIVVGLIGERGREVKDFIENTLGEEGLARAVVVAAPADNSPLLRLQGAAYATCLAEYFRDQGKDVLLIMDSLTRYAMAQREIALAVGEPPATKGYPPSVFARLPALVERAGNGARDAQGRGGSITAFYTVLSEGDDQQDPIADSARAILDGHIVLSRTLAEAGHYPAIDIEASISRAMTSLIPSTQFDTVRRFKQMLSRYQRNRDLISVGAYAPGHDLQLDQAIAMYPRIEAFLQQSMHERTGYEEAIAHMDSLFTTPSHGRP; from the coding sequence ATGCAGACCGCCGCCACCAACCCTCATCTGAACAGCGTGCGCGCCGCGCTGGAGCAGGCGCGCGCCGACGTCGCGCGCTGCACGACCACGACCGCCTCGGGCCGCCTCACGCGCGCCGTCGGCCTCGTGCTCGAAGCCGTGGGCCTGCAGCTGCCCGTGGGCAGCGACTGCCTCATCGAACTACCGCCCGGCCATCCGCAGCGCCATGCCGAAGCCGAAGTCGTCGGCTTTGCGGGTGACCGCCTCTTCCTGATGTCGCAGACCGAAGTGGCAGGACTCTTGCCCGGCGCGCGCGTGTTCGCGCGGCCCGGCTTGCGCGACCCTGGCGCCACCGGCGATGCCCACACCAAGCGCCTGCCCGTCGGCGAAGGCATGCTCGGCCGCGTGGTCGATGCGGCCGGCCGGCCGCTCGACGGGTTGGGCCCGCTCGACGTGGCGCGCCAGGTGCCGCTCGCGGCGCCGCCGATCAACCCGCTGTCGCGCGCGGCCATCGACTCGGTGCTCGACGTGGGCGTGCGCGCCATCAACGCGATGCTCACCGTCGGCCGCGGCCAGCGCATGGGCCTGTTCGCTGGCTCGGGCGTGGGCAAGAGCGTGCTGCTGGGCATGATGGCGCGCTACACCAGCGCCGAGGTGATCGTGGTCGGCCTCATCGGCGAACGCGGGCGCGAGGTGAAGGACTTCATCGAGAACACGCTGGGCGAAGAGGGCCTGGCCCGCGCCGTGGTGGTGGCCGCGCCGGCCGACAACTCGCCGCTGCTGCGCCTGCAGGGCGCGGCCTACGCCACCTGCCTGGCCGAGTACTTTCGCGACCAGGGCAAGGACGTGCTGCTCATCATGGATTCGCTCACGCGCTATGCGATGGCGCAGCGCGAGATCGCATTGGCCGTGGGAGAGCCGCCCGCCACCAAGGGCTACCCGCCCTCGGTGTTCGCACGGCTGCCCGCCTTGGTCGAACGTGCCGGCAACGGCGCGCGCGACGCGCAGGGGCGCGGCGGCTCGATCACGGCCTTCTACACCGTGCTGTCCGAAGGCGACGACCAGCAGGACCCGATCGCCGATTCGGCGCGCGCGATTCTCGACGGCCACATCGTGCTCTCGCGCACGCTGGCCGAGGCGGGGCACTACCCGGCCATCGACATCGAAGCGTCGATCAGCCGCGCGATGACGTCGCTGATTCCGTCCACGCAGTTCGACACCGTGCGCCGCTTCAAGCAGATGCTGTCGCGCTACCAGCGCAACCGTGACCTGATCAGCGTGGGCGCCTACGCGCCCGGACACGACCTGCAGCTGGACCAGGCGATCGCGATGTACCCGCGCATCGAGGCCTTCTTGCAGCAGTCGATGCACGAACGCACCGGCTACGAGGAGGCCATCGCCCACATGGACAGCCTGTTCACCACCCCATCTCACGGACGCCCATGA
- the fliJ gene encoding flagellar export protein FliJ: MSSSKLPLGMLIDLAQSQTDDAARRLGALQSAHLSAQQKLDLLLQYRQDYHAQLDALMRGGLPSSQWRNYRNFLGTLDHAIAQQRAIAERAGHQLDRGRTDWQREKRRLSSFDTLADRVRAQALMAQAKREQRDSDERAARQFFDRASHSTH; encoded by the coding sequence ATGAGCAGCAGCAAGCTCCCCCTCGGCATGCTCATCGACCTGGCGCAGAGCCAGACCGACGACGCCGCGCGCCGCCTGGGCGCATTGCAAAGCGCGCACCTGAGCGCGCAGCAGAAGCTCGATCTGCTGCTGCAGTACCGCCAGGACTACCACGCGCAGCTCGACGCGCTGATGCGCGGCGGCCTGCCGTCGTCGCAGTGGCGCAACTACCGCAACTTCCTCGGCACGCTCGACCACGCGATCGCGCAGCAGCGCGCCATCGCCGAGCGGGCCGGGCACCAGCTCGACCGGGGCCGCACCGACTGGCAGCGCGAGAAGCGCCGCCTCAGCTCGTTCGACACGCTGGCCGATCGCGTGCGCGCGCAGGCGCTGATGGCGCAGGCCAAGCGCGAACAACGCGACAGCGACGAGCGCGCCGCCCGCCAGTTCTTCGACCGCGCCTCGCACTCCACCCACTGA
- a CDS encoding flagellar hook-length control protein FliK — MPPMIPPSVTPAATSPVAQGGARGRSSADETQGRAFGAALERSRASQAERTSDADTVVAEAKPARKTELAEEMRDAQPAEPDLAFLAAAVTPQQALTLAGRAATQNSGAPDTVLTPDAPAALPAGPARLSSDAAITPEPALATEDASAPTATAAAQSAATEAENAAPSSLYEIVRAAVAAQPMAVDGKKPAAAPAGPSVGTAASGRAGAPRTVSATTTEQLAAAAQAQPVGDAKPATADAAPVAAVAATASSDEAATPSASFALQQPAAASTERTTESPAARPAMHTLAPEVGSEKWAPALGQQLARMSLSGTRTAELDLNPAGLGPLKVTLSIGEHQAQAAFVSAHESVRKAVEAALPQLRTSLSEQGITLGQTSVGADTRAPFGQDAAFAQQQQQQHQRQGAWRPQGTSAPADIARTTTAAPRPAATSRTGPGVDTFA, encoded by the coding sequence ATGCCTCCCATGATCCCGCCGTCCGTCACCCCTGCCGCCACGTCGCCGGTGGCACAAGGCGGTGCACGTGGCCGCAGCAGCGCCGACGAGACGCAGGGCCGCGCGTTCGGTGCGGCGCTTGAGCGTTCGCGTGCGAGCCAGGCCGAGAGGACATCGGATGCCGACACCGTGGTCGCGGAGGCCAAGCCGGCGCGCAAGACCGAGCTTGCGGAAGAGATGCGGGATGCGCAGCCTGCGGAACCGGATCTCGCGTTCCTTGCTGCGGCTGTCACGCCGCAACAGGCATTGACTCTTGCGGGACGTGCGGCCACGCAGAACAGTGGTGCGCCAGACACTGTCCTAACGCCCGATGCGCCAGCCGCCCTGCCTGCAGGCCCGGCGCGCCTGAGCAGCGATGCCGCAATCACGCCCGAACCCGCCCTCGCCACTGAAGACGCGTCCGCTCCCACCGCAACCGCCGCCGCACAGAGCGCAGCGACCGAAGCCGAGAACGCGGCACCGTCTTCGCTGTACGAGATCGTGCGCGCCGCCGTGGCCGCGCAGCCGATGGCTGTCGATGGAAAGAAGCCGGCTGCCGCACCGGCAGGCCCGTCCGTCGGCACCGCTGCATCGGGCCGCGCGGGCGCACCGCGCACCGTGAGCGCCACCACCACCGAACAGCTCGCAGCCGCCGCGCAAGCCCAGCCCGTCGGTGACGCGAAGCCCGCGACGGCAGACGCCGCACCTGTCGCCGCCGTGGCCGCAACCGCTTCAAGCGACGAGGCGGCAACCCCGTCCGCCTCCTTCGCGCTTCAACAACCTGCCGCGGCCTCCACCGAACGCACGACCGAGAGCCCCGCCGCACGCCCCGCCATGCACACGCTCGCCCCCGAAGTCGGCAGCGAGAAATGGGCGCCCGCACTCGGCCAGCAGCTCGCGCGCATGAGCCTCAGCGGCACGCGCACGGCCGAGCTGGACCTCAACCCCGCCGGCCTCGGCCCATTGAAGGTCACGCTGTCGATCGGCGAGCACCAGGCGCAGGCCGCGTTCGTGTCGGCGCACGAGAGCGTGCGCAAGGCCGTCGAGGCCGCGCTGCCGCAGCTGCGCACCAGCCTGTCGGAGCAGGGCATCACGCTGGGCCAGACCTCGGTGGGCGCGGACACGCGCGCGCCATTCGGACAGGACGCCGCGTTCGCACAGCAACAGCAGCAACAACACCAGCGGCAAGGCGCGTGGCGACCGCAGGGCACATCGGCCCCGGCTGACATCGCCCGCACGACCACGGCGGCACCCCGCCCCGCTGCCACCTCACGCACCGGCCCGGGCGTCGACACCTTCGCCTGA
- the fliL gene encoding flagellar basal body-associated protein FliL: MATSSPAATAAASVAPDPSASRRTSKLLIGLVAALGLAAAGAAAYVFVLPRFNDHAAAETAKAPVPEKPIFLMLEPLTVNLQSEGRSRFLQIGLALKLRDEQAKAQIVEFMPELRSRLLVLLSNRPPESLVTSEDKARLATEIHSALNAPLAEGLPELGIASVSFNSFVVQ; the protein is encoded by the coding sequence ATGGCTACCTCTTCTCCCGCCGCCACCGCGGCTGCGTCGGTCGCGCCCGACCCGTCGGCCTCGCGCCGCACCTCGAAACTGCTGATCGGGCTCGTGGCCGCCCTCGGCCTGGCCGCGGCCGGCGCGGCTGCGTACGTCTTCGTGCTGCCCCGCTTCAACGACCATGCCGCCGCCGAGACGGCCAAGGCACCGGTGCCCGAGAAGCCCATCTTCCTCATGCTGGAGCCGCTGACCGTCAACCTGCAGTCCGAAGGCCGCTCGCGCTTCCTGCAGATCGGCTTGGCGCTGAAGCTGCGTGACGAGCAGGCCAAGGCGCAGATCGTGGAGTTCATGCCCGAGCTGCGCAGCCGCCTGCTGGTGCTGCTGTCGAACCGCCCGCCCGAATCGCTGGTCACGTCGGAAGACAAGGCCCGGCTGGCCACGGAGATTCACAGCGCCCTGAACGCGCCGCTGGCCGAGGGCCTGCCCGAGCTGGGCATTGCGAGCGTGTCCTTCAACTCCTTCGTCGTGCAGTGA